The following are encoded together in the Salvelinus alpinus chromosome 29, SLU_Salpinus.1, whole genome shotgun sequence genome:
- the LOC139558762 gene encoding proton-coupled zinc antiporter SLC30A2-like isoform X2 yields MMSMVNEEGVERPCVSTDEIMQKEKDSNIKHCHDNSQATEDREREKQLARKRLYVVSAVCLVFMIGEILGGYFAGSLAVMTDAAHLLVDFASFIISLVSLWLSSRPATRTLSYGWHRAEILGALLSVVTIWLVTGVLVYLAVQRLISDNYEIEGTIMLITSGCAVLANIIMAFTLHQSGHGHSHGGLSSGHGHSHSTNDKSNHGHSHAAGNGHGHSHKSSHSHSNGNQENHSHGNGDVEQHNGVDGQQQKSAGSRPQANASVRAAFVHVVGDLLQSISVLVSAIIIFFKPEYKIADPICTFLFSMFVLGTTVTILRDILLVLMEGTPAGVKHGEVRDRLLAVKGVKSVHSLHIWALTMNQTVLSAHVAIDDIVDAQPVLREMTQTCFSNYNFHSVTLQLEQQADQKPGCSLCEDPNM; encoded by the exons ATGATGTCAATGGTGAACGAGGAGGGTGTTGAGCGCCCATG tgtGTCCACAGATGAGATAATGCAGAAGGAGAAGGACAGCAACATCAAGCATTGCCATGACAACAGCCAAGCTACAGAGGACAGGGAGCGGGAGAAGCAGTTGGCCAGGAAGAGGCTCTACGTGGTCTCGGCTGTCTGCCTGGTCTTCATGATCGGAGAGATCCTGG GTGGTTACTTTGCGGGGAGTCTGGCGGTGATGACTGACGCCGCCCACCTGCTAGTAGACTTCGCCAGCTTCATCATCAGCCTGGTGTCTCTGTGGCTCTCGTCCAGACCCGCCACGCGCACACTCAGCTACGGCTGGCATCGTGCAG aGATCTTGGGTGCTCTCCTCTCGGTGGTGACCATCtggctggtgacaggtgtgctggTTTACCTGGCTGTGCAGCGCCTCATCAGCGATAATTATGAGATCGAGGGGACCATCATGCTCATTACTTCAGGCTGCGCTGTGCTGGCAAACATCAT TATGGCTTTCACCCTGCACCAGTCTGGGCATGGGCACAGCCACGGGGGCCTCAGCAGTGGGCACGGCCACAGCCACAGCACTAACGACAAGAGCAACCATGGGCACAGCCACGCGGCGGGCAATGGGCATGGGCACAGCCACAAGAGCAGCCACTCGCACAGTAACGGTAACCAAGAAAACCATTCCCATGGAAATGGCGACGTGGAGCAGCACAATGGGGTGGACGGTCAGCAGCAGAAGTCGGCGGGGTCACGACCTCAGGCCAACGCCAGCGTGCGCGCCGCCTTCGTGCATGTCGTGGGAGACCTGCTCCAGAGCATCAGCGTGCTGGTCAGCGCCATCATCATCTTCTTCAAG CCTGAGTATAAGATAGCTGACCCTATCTGTACGTTCCTGTTTTCCATGTTTGTCCTGGGAACCACCGTCACCATTCTGAGAGACATCCTGCTTGTCCTCATGGAAG GTACCCCAGCTGGAGTGAAGCACGGTGAGGTGAGGGACCGGCTGCTGGCAGTGAAGGGGGTGAAGTCTGTCCATAGCCTCCATATCTGGGCCCTGACTATGAACCAGACGGTGCTGTCAGCACACGTGGCTATAG ATGACATAGTGGATGCCCAGCCAGTCCTAAGGGAGATGACCCAAACCTGCTTCTCCAACTACAACTTTCATTCAGTCACCTTACAGCTGGAACAGCAGGCCGACCAGAAGCCTGGGTGTAGTCTGTGTGAGGACCCCAACATGTAG
- the LOC139558762 gene encoding proton-coupled zinc antiporter SLC30A8-like isoform X1, whose product MFRNDSEKTQLVTEKGTMYSITMGSVSTDEIMQKEKDSNIKHCHDNSQATEDREREKQLARKRLYVVSAVCLVFMIGEILGGYFAGSLAVMTDAAHLLVDFASFIISLVSLWLSSRPATRTLSYGWHRAEILGALLSVVTIWLVTGVLVYLAVQRLISDNYEIEGTIMLITSGCAVLANIIMAFTLHQSGHGHSHGGLSSGHGHSHSTNDKSNHGHSHAAGNGHGHSHKSSHSHSNGNQENHSHGNGDVEQHNGVDGQQQKSAGSRPQANASVRAAFVHVVGDLLQSISVLVSAIIIFFKPEYKIADPICTFLFSMFVLGTTVTILRDILLVLMEGTPAGVKHGEVRDRLLAVKGVKSVHSLHIWALTMNQTVLSAHVAIDDIVDAQPVLREMTQTCFSNYNFHSVTLQLEQQADQKPGCSLCEDPNM is encoded by the exons ATGTTCAGAAACGATTCAGAGAAAACTCAACTGGTCACCGAGAAAGGCACCATGTATAGCATCACCATGGGAAG tgtGTCCACAGATGAGATAATGCAGAAGGAGAAGGACAGCAACATCAAGCATTGCCATGACAACAGCCAAGCTACAGAGGACAGGGAGCGGGAGAAGCAGTTGGCCAGGAAGAGGCTCTACGTGGTCTCGGCTGTCTGCCTGGTCTTCATGATCGGAGAGATCCTGG GTGGTTACTTTGCGGGGAGTCTGGCGGTGATGACTGACGCCGCCCACCTGCTAGTAGACTTCGCCAGCTTCATCATCAGCCTGGTGTCTCTGTGGCTCTCGTCCAGACCCGCCACGCGCACACTCAGCTACGGCTGGCATCGTGCAG aGATCTTGGGTGCTCTCCTCTCGGTGGTGACCATCtggctggtgacaggtgtgctggTTTACCTGGCTGTGCAGCGCCTCATCAGCGATAATTATGAGATCGAGGGGACCATCATGCTCATTACTTCAGGCTGCGCTGTGCTGGCAAACATCAT TATGGCTTTCACCCTGCACCAGTCTGGGCATGGGCACAGCCACGGGGGCCTCAGCAGTGGGCACGGCCACAGCCACAGCACTAACGACAAGAGCAACCATGGGCACAGCCACGCGGCGGGCAATGGGCATGGGCACAGCCACAAGAGCAGCCACTCGCACAGTAACGGTAACCAAGAAAACCATTCCCATGGAAATGGCGACGTGGAGCAGCACAATGGGGTGGACGGTCAGCAGCAGAAGTCGGCGGGGTCACGACCTCAGGCCAACGCCAGCGTGCGCGCCGCCTTCGTGCATGTCGTGGGAGACCTGCTCCAGAGCATCAGCGTGCTGGTCAGCGCCATCATCATCTTCTTCAAG CCTGAGTATAAGATAGCTGACCCTATCTGTACGTTCCTGTTTTCCATGTTTGTCCTGGGAACCACCGTCACCATTCTGAGAGACATCCTGCTTGTCCTCATGGAAG GTACCCCAGCTGGAGTGAAGCACGGTGAGGTGAGGGACCGGCTGCTGGCAGTGAAGGGGGTGAAGTCTGTCCATAGCCTCCATATCTGGGCCCTGACTATGAACCAGACGGTGCTGTCAGCACACGTGGCTATAG ATGACATAGTGGATGCCCAGCCAGTCCTAAGGGAGATGACCCAAACCTGCTTCTCCAACTACAACTTTCATTCAGTCACCTTACAGCTGGAACAGCAGGCCGACCAGAAGCCTGGGTGTAGTCTGTGTGAGGACCCCAACATGTAG
- the LOC139558762 gene encoding proton-coupled zinc antiporter SLC30A2-like isoform X3, with protein MLACVSTDEIMQKEKDSNIKHCHDNSQATEDREREKQLARKRLYVVSAVCLVFMIGEILGGYFAGSLAVMTDAAHLLVDFASFIISLVSLWLSSRPATRTLSYGWHRAEILGALLSVVTIWLVTGVLVYLAVQRLISDNYEIEGTIMLITSGCAVLANIIMAFTLHQSGHGHSHGGLSSGHGHSHSTNDKSNHGHSHAAGNGHGHSHKSSHSHSNGNQENHSHGNGDVEQHNGVDGQQQKSAGSRPQANASVRAAFVHVVGDLLQSISVLVSAIIIFFKPEYKIADPICTFLFSMFVLGTTVTILRDILLVLMEGTPAGVKHGEVRDRLLAVKGVKSVHSLHIWALTMNQTVLSAHVAIDDIVDAQPVLREMTQTCFSNYNFHSVTLQLEQQADQKPGCSLCEDPNM; from the exons ATGCTGGCTTG tgtGTCCACAGATGAGATAATGCAGAAGGAGAAGGACAGCAACATCAAGCATTGCCATGACAACAGCCAAGCTACAGAGGACAGGGAGCGGGAGAAGCAGTTGGCCAGGAAGAGGCTCTACGTGGTCTCGGCTGTCTGCCTGGTCTTCATGATCGGAGAGATCCTGG GTGGTTACTTTGCGGGGAGTCTGGCGGTGATGACTGACGCCGCCCACCTGCTAGTAGACTTCGCCAGCTTCATCATCAGCCTGGTGTCTCTGTGGCTCTCGTCCAGACCCGCCACGCGCACACTCAGCTACGGCTGGCATCGTGCAG aGATCTTGGGTGCTCTCCTCTCGGTGGTGACCATCtggctggtgacaggtgtgctggTTTACCTGGCTGTGCAGCGCCTCATCAGCGATAATTATGAGATCGAGGGGACCATCATGCTCATTACTTCAGGCTGCGCTGTGCTGGCAAACATCAT TATGGCTTTCACCCTGCACCAGTCTGGGCATGGGCACAGCCACGGGGGCCTCAGCAGTGGGCACGGCCACAGCCACAGCACTAACGACAAGAGCAACCATGGGCACAGCCACGCGGCGGGCAATGGGCATGGGCACAGCCACAAGAGCAGCCACTCGCACAGTAACGGTAACCAAGAAAACCATTCCCATGGAAATGGCGACGTGGAGCAGCACAATGGGGTGGACGGTCAGCAGCAGAAGTCGGCGGGGTCACGACCTCAGGCCAACGCCAGCGTGCGCGCCGCCTTCGTGCATGTCGTGGGAGACCTGCTCCAGAGCATCAGCGTGCTGGTCAGCGCCATCATCATCTTCTTCAAG CCTGAGTATAAGATAGCTGACCCTATCTGTACGTTCCTGTTTTCCATGTTTGTCCTGGGAACCACCGTCACCATTCTGAGAGACATCCTGCTTGTCCTCATGGAAG GTACCCCAGCTGGAGTGAAGCACGGTGAGGTGAGGGACCGGCTGCTGGCAGTGAAGGGGGTGAAGTCTGTCCATAGCCTCCATATCTGGGCCCTGACTATGAACCAGACGGTGCTGTCAGCACACGTGGCTATAG ATGACATAGTGGATGCCCAGCCAGTCCTAAGGGAGATGACCCAAACCTGCTTCTCCAACTACAACTTTCATTCAGTCACCTTACAGCTGGAACAGCAGGCCGACCAGAAGCCTGGGTGTAGTCTGTGTGAGGACCCCAACATGTAG